Proteins found in one Mustela lutreola isolate mMusLut2 chromosome 10, mMusLut2.pri, whole genome shotgun sequence genomic segment:
- the LOC131809727 gene encoding NADH-cytochrome b5 reductase-like isoform X1 gives MMDEREEDADEEAWLQLRPVEPLPSQCCGSGCSPCVFDLYHQELAKWEAARASKDRSLLSGEESQSCPSKLSPETFLAFRISAMDRLTEDTYCVRFALPRNCQLGLRPGQHLILRGKVDGLEIQRAYTPISPANAEGYFEVLIKCYPTGLMSQYVRSWSTGDTAFWRGPFGDFFYKANQYGELLMLASGTGLAPMVPVLQTITDNAEDETFVTLVGCFKTFEGIYLKTFLQEQARFWNVRTFFVLSQENSLEKLPQSYQEKTRFGRLAQGLIEELVGSCRRKPFALVCGSAEFTKDMAKCLLCAGLAEDSYFLF, from the exons ATGATGGATGAGAGGGAGGAGGATGCCGATGAGGAAGCCTGGTTGCAGCTTCGGCCAGTGGAGCCCTTGCCCTCCCAGTGCTGTGGCAGTGGCTGCTCACCTTGTGTGTTTGACCTCTATCACCAAGAGCTGGCGAAGTGGGAAGCAGCCCGAGCCAGCAAGGACAGGAgcctgctgagtggggaggagtCACAG AGCTGTCCATCCAAGCTGAGCCCAGAGACCTTCCTGGCCTTCCGCATCAGTGCCATGGACAGACTCACCGAGGACACTTACTGTGTTCGGTTCGCACTCCCCAGGAACTGCCAGCTCGGCCTGCGGCCTGGCCAGCACCTCATCCTACG AGGGAAGGTGGACGGCTTAGAAATTCAGAGAGCCTATACGCCCATCAGCCCTGCCAACGCAGAAGGATACTTTGAAGTTTTAATCAAG TGCTACCCGACTGGGCTGATGTCCCAGTACGTCAGGTCCTGGAGCACAGGAGACACAGCTTTCTGGCGAGGACCTTTCGGCGACTTCTTCTATAAAGCCAACCAG TATGGTGAGCTCCTCATGCTGGCTTCAGGCACTGGCCTGGCCCCCATGGTGCCCGTCCTGCAGACCATAACAGATAATGCAGAGGATGAGACCTTTGTCACCCTGGTCGGCTGCTTTAAGACCTTTGAGGGCATCTACCTGAAGACCTTCCTCCAGGAGCAGGCCCGTTTCTGGAACGTCCGAACCTTCTTTGTTCTCAGCCAG GAGAACTCCCTGGAGAAGCTTCCCCAGAGTTACCAGGAGAAGACCCGCTTTGGCCGCCTGGCCCAGGGCCTGATCGAAGAGCTGGTTGGTTCCTGTCGCAGAAAGCCGTTTGCGTTGGTCTGTGGCTCGGCTGAGTTTACCAAGGACATGGCCAAGTGCCTGCTGTGTGCAGGCCTGGCCGAGGACTCCTACTTCCTCTTCTAG